The DNA segment GTACCGGGTCGGCAGGCCGGTCTCGAAGACCAGGACGGGGCGGTGGGTGTCGGCGACGACGGTGCCGTCGATCTCGACCTGGACGTGGCGGCTGCTGGCGATGGCGTCCACCCGTTTGTGCGGGTCGCGGGGGTGGACGAAGATCTCTTCCTCCTCCTCGTACCAGTGGTCCAGGCCCCGGCCGGCACGCCGGAACCACTCGAAGGCGATGTGCCCGGCCAGGTCCTCGGCCGGGAACGTCCAGGCCGCGTTCTCCATCAGCTCGCCGCCGGCTTCGAGGTCGTAGAAGGTCCGCGATCCGGTGTGCGTGTCCTTCGGGGGGTTCCTGGCCGGGTGGAGCAGGTCCTCGCGGACGTCCCCGCGCGGGAAGGCGTACAACGGCACCGGCACGCCGGGCTCCCACACGAGGACGGGGTGCCTGCTGTCGACGACGGTGACGTCACCCTTGCGGCCTCGCACCCAGCGTTCGCAGGGCTCCCACAGCAGGCCTTCCGGGGTGGTCCTGACGGCTCGCGCGGTGGGGAACGTGGTCATGACCGGCTCTCCTTCGGCTGGCTCGCGCGGTGACTCCGGCGGGGCGGGCGCGCGGTTCCCGCGCCGAGTACCGCGCCGGGTCCCGGCCTCGTTCGGGCGACCTCGCATCCGCGGGTACCTGTCGACGGTACTGCCGGCCCTCGGCCGCTGCGATCCGGGAGGGTCGCGGTACCAGTGCCGCCGCGCCTGCGCCGAGCAGGCTCAGGACAGCTGACGGGACGTGCTCGCGGTGGGCGTCGGCGTCTGCGGCCGGCCCAGCTTCTCCATGACGCGGTCGCGCAGCAGCTCGTACTCCTCGCGGAGTCTGCGCCACTCGGTCACGGGCGGGCGGGGTATGACGACGCCCTCGGTCACGATCTCCTCCGGCCCGAACTGCTCGCGGGTGAGGTCGATCTCGATGCCCATGCCCAGGCGGTTCCACCAGTGGTAGTCCACGCGCTCTCCGCCGACGAGGACCTCTCCCCTGAGCAGTTCGCCTCCCAGCAGGTCATGGAGCACCATGGCGGTCACCCCGCACTGGTCGCGGGCCGGATTCTCCTCGCTCCAGCGCGACCGGTACTCGGGCGTGCACGTCCGCGCGCTCCAACTCCCGCGCACGGCTTGTTCGATGTCGGTGAGAAGCAAAGGTGTCATGCCGGTGATCCTGCCAGTCGGCACCGACAACGGCCGGGCCGACGGACCCGGCCCCGTTTCCTGCGCGCCCGTGCGACTCGAACTGAACCGCCTTACGGTCCAAGGGTGTTATCACTTGAACGAACCGATGACCCTGTGGGAGTCCCGCACGCTGGTGCGCGGGAACGCGTCGACGTGGGAGGACCGGGCGCTCACCGCTGTCGGCCGGGCGGGCCCGGGCTGGAGCTTCGCCCTGGAGCCGCGTCCGGGCGCGACCTTCGCCGGGCAGCGGTTCGTCAACCCCGGCATCGCCGCTTCCCGGGGCACCCGCGGTGACGGTGTGGCGCGAGCCCGCCGGGGGGGCGCGGGCCCGGTGTCTTCCATCTGTCCGTCGCGGTGGACGGGGCGGAGCAGTACGCGTTCACCGTGACGGGGACCTCGGTCGTCACCCGCGGTCCCGTGCCAAACGTGCTGGACCCGGACCGGCTCTTCCGGCAGGACGACGACCCGCATGCCGAGTGGCTGGGCGAGCGGGGGGCCCTCGAAGCGCTGGCCGTCGAGTTCGGGGTGCGGTTGCCGCGGTTCGCGCTCCGGCACGGACGGCTGCATACGTTCCGGACCCAGCCGTGGAACCGGGCACCGCGCGCCGGGGAGGGCTATGTGACCGTGCGCGTGACGAGCATCGGACTGTGACGGCGTACGGCATCGGCTGAGACGGGGGCGGGGAGCGCCCCGGCCGATTGAGCGGTGGCACCGGTTGGGGGGGCGCCCCCGGTGGACCGGTGGTCGCCGGGGGCGGTTCGGCGCTCGGGGCGCCGGCGGTCAGGCGGCCGGCCCCTCTCCCTCGCGGACCAGTCGCCAGGCTTCGGTGAAGAGTTCGGGGAGCGTGCCGGGGAGCAGTTCGAAGGACCTCACCTCGCTGCCGTCGCCGCTCAGCTCCGCGCCGAGCAGGGACGCCTTCCACGACTCCATCGGCGGCAGCGGCTTCTTGGCGTGGGCCCAGGGGCCGGGCAGGAAGAGCGTGCGTCCCGCGCGGGCACGGCGGTCCTCCAGCACCAGGCCGCGCGCCACCAGCTGCGCCGCGGCCGCCTTGTGACGGGCCGGTGTCCAGGCGTTCCAGCGCCGCACGTTGCGGTCCGACGGCATGGGGAGCAGCAGGAGCTGGAGGTAGAGGGCGGCGGCGTCCTCCGGCAGGCCGAGGGTGGCGGCGACGTCGGCGACCAGGTCGGGGACGCAGGCACGCGGGTCGGACTCGTAGCTGCCCGGAGGCAGGTCGTCGGCGGTGATACGGGCCATGACCCGGTCGCAGGTGCCGTGCGCCAGCCACTCCCGGCGCCGGCTGCCGCGGCTGCCACGGATCAGGCCCGAGTGCAGGACCCTGGCCGGTGAGTCGTGGCCGGCCAGCACCTTGCGCAGGTGGCGGACGGCCTCCGGCGCTCCGGCGCGTACGGGGTCGCCTGCGGGGAGGTCCGCGTACGCCCACGCCAGGCCGGTGAAGAGGGCGTCCGCGACGGCCGTGGCGTCGTAGTCGCTCATGACGTCCCATGCGGTGCGCAGGTGACGGTGTTCGGGCGGGCAGGACCGGAATCGGAGGTAGAAGCCCGGCGGCAGGGTCGCGTTCACCGGGTCGAGGAGCAGGTGGCACAGGTGGGTGGCCGGCATCCCGGTCTCCAGGGCGACCGCGGCCTGCCAGGTGCTCCACGGCGCGTGCGGACGGGCTCCGTGCTGCTCGTCCCAGGCCGCGGCGGTGCGCTCCGCGACACGGGCGAGGCCGTCCGGCAGCCAGAGGTCCGCGGGGTCCGCGGGCATCACGTCGGCGAGCAGGGCGAGCCGCTCGTCGTC comes from the Streptomyces sp. NBC_00820 genome and includes:
- a CDS encoding DUF427 domain-containing protein — its product is MTTFPTARAVRTTPEGLLWEPCERWVRGRKGDVTVVDSRHPVLVWEPGVPVPLYAFPRGDVREDLLHPARNPPKDTHTGSRTFYDLEAGGELMENAAWTFPAEDLAGHIAFEWFRRAGRGLDHWYEEEEEIFVHPRDPHKRVDAIASSRHVQVEIDGTVVADTHRPVLVFETGLPTRYYIPREDVRLDLFEPSDHSTGCPYKGTAAYWSWRGEADVPSNVVWSYPDPLPAVGAVKDLLAFYNEAVTITVDGERLERPVTPFTRTLTEPPPT
- a CDS encoding YunG family protein; the protein is MTPLLLTDIEQAVRGSWSARTCTPEYRSRWSEENPARDQCGVTAMVLHDLLGGELLRGEVLVGGERVDYHWWNRLGMGIEIDLTREQFGPEEIVTEGVVIPRPPVTEWRRLREEYELLRDRVMEKLGRPQTPTPTASTSRQLS